The Carnobacterium divergens genome includes a window with the following:
- the comGC gene encoding competence type IV pilus major pilin ComGC — translation MKKKLLNNNGFTLVEMILVLFVISVLLILVIPNVTKQKEKIDHQGTDALVTVVETQIELYQLEKGNVESVTFEMLEKAGYLKHKQVKNAKDKGIKINGTAVSGPS, via the coding sequence ATGAAGAAAAAACTATTAAACAATAACGGATTTACTTTAGTGGAAATGATTTTGGTTTTATTTGTGATTTCGGTGTTGCTCATTCTCGTAATACCTAATGTGACAAAACAAAAAGAAAAAATTGATCATCAAGGAACAGATGCACTCGTGACCGTTGTTGAAACGCAAATTGAACTGTATCAATTAGAAAAAGGAAATGTGGAATCCGTTACTTTTGAAATGTTAGAAAAAGCAGGCTATTTGAAACATAAGCAGGTGAAAAATGCCAAAGATAAAGGGATTAAAATTAATGGGACAGCTGTTAGTGGACCATCTTAA
- the comGA gene encoding competence type IV pilus ATPase ComGA yields the protein MSKSIEEFAKHLIKNLAKRGASDIHILPTRNHYRIYFRTSNELIEWQKVTIELGSRLIAYFKFLANMEVSEKRKPQSGAAEFEIGELQKSLRFSTITNFNYQESMVIRLLLSKQDCKLEETTFFPKAIGELQQLVSAKSGLILFSGPVSSGKTTTMYQLVKEQVDKKQSQVITIEDPVEIEQPEFLQTQLNEEAGITYEVILKASLRHHPDILIVGEIRDSQTAKNVLRGALTGHLILASIHAKDTEGVLLRMLELGVSLLQLQQVLLAVVSQRLIAKKCSLCEGNCHFFCTHFPHDHKKATLYEILSYQLLEKRLQELKKEIFNQKRTNGFNEVLRKAYVYGYITKESYQQFQIR from the coding sequence ATGAGTAAATCGATTGAAGAATTTGCAAAACATTTGATTAAAAATTTAGCAAAAAGAGGCGCAAGTGATATCCATATCTTGCCGACAAGGAACCATTATCGTATTTACTTTAGAACAAGTAACGAACTAATTGAATGGCAAAAAGTAACTATAGAGTTAGGCTCCCGTTTGATAGCGTATTTTAAATTTTTAGCCAATATGGAGGTCAGTGAAAAACGTAAACCACAAAGTGGCGCAGCTGAATTTGAAATAGGAGAACTACAAAAATCATTACGTTTTTCAACAATCACAAATTTTAATTACCAAGAGTCAATGGTGATTCGTCTATTACTGAGTAAACAAGACTGCAAATTAGAAGAAACAACCTTTTTCCCAAAAGCAATTGGAGAGCTACAGCAATTAGTATCAGCTAAAAGTGGTTTAATTTTATTTTCAGGTCCGGTAAGTTCAGGAAAAACGACGACCATGTATCAATTAGTCAAAGAACAAGTCGATAAAAAGCAAAGTCAAGTTATTACGATAGAAGACCCTGTGGAAATAGAACAACCAGAATTTCTTCAAACCCAGCTTAACGAAGAAGCAGGTATTACCTATGAAGTAATTTTAAAAGCAAGCTTAAGGCATCATCCAGATATTTTGATTGTGGGAGAAATTAGAGATAGCCAAACCGCTAAAAATGTTCTGCGTGGCGCGTTAACAGGGCATTTAATTTTAGCTAGTATTCATGCAAAAGATACAGAAGGTGTTCTTTTAAGAATGTTAGAATTAGGTGTTAGTTTGCTACAGTTGCAACAAGTGTTATTGGCAGTTGTCAGCCAACGATTGATTGCGAAAAAGTGTTCATTGTGTGAGGGAAATTGTCACTTTTTTTGTACTCATTTTCCTCATGATCATAAAAAAGCAACATTATACGAAATTTTATCTTATCAACTATTAGAAAAAAGACTACAAGAGCTAAAAAAAGAAATTTTTAATCAAAAACGAACTAATGGATTTAATGAAGTCTTAAGAAAGGCCTATGTGTATGGATATATTACAAAAGAAAGCTATCAGCAATTTCAAATTAGATAA
- a CDS encoding universal stress protein: protein MENEYRRILVAVDGSEQSKHAFYKAVEVAKRNNAELVIVQVLDDNKGLNNITQNLKEFAYVLNIEEQKIEENLSDLSSKAKKELNHVRSIFKIGSPKKLIATHIPEKENSDLIIVGATGKNAVELVLVGSVSSYVVTHALCDVLVVRK from the coding sequence ATGGAAAATGAATATCGACGTATCTTAGTAGCGGTGGACGGATCGGAGCAATCGAAGCATGCGTTTTATAAAGCGGTAGAAGTTGCTAAACGAAACAATGCAGAGTTAGTTATTGTGCAAGTCTTAGATGACAATAAGGGGTTAAACAATATCACTCAGAATCTCAAAGAATTTGCTTATGTATTAAATATTGAAGAACAAAAAATTGAAGAGAATTTATCTGATTTATCAAGTAAAGCAAAAAAAGAGCTGAACCATGTTCGGAGTATATTCAAAATTGGAAGTCCTAAAAAATTAATTGCCACCCATATCCCTGAAAAAGAAAATAGCGACTTAATTATTGTAGGTGCTACAGGTAAAAATGCAGTTGAGCTTGTTCTAGTGGGCTCCGTATCAAGTTATGTAGTAACCCATGCGTTATGTGATGTGCTAGTGGTACGTAAATAA
- a CDS encoding Asp23/Gls24 family envelope stress response protein produces MAEESKLTLQDNKASLGEIEIAPEVIEVISGIAASKVEGVYAMHGSLTSGVTELFGRVNHKKGVRLTVDEEGLKVDVYCYLNYGVAVPKVALEMQEKIRQQLLFMTDIELTEVNIHVVAIVPEKAEIQKLIDLEDEDGEDA; encoded by the coding sequence ATGGCTGAAGAATCAAAATTAACCTTACAAGACAATAAAGCAAGCTTGGGAGAAATTGAAATCGCACCAGAAGTAATAGAAGTGATTTCAGGAATCGCAGCAAGTAAAGTAGAAGGCGTTTATGCAATGCATGGCAGCTTAACTTCAGGAGTGACTGAATTATTTGGACGCGTAAATCATAAAAAAGGTGTCCGTTTAACAGTCGATGAAGAGGGCTTGAAAGTAGATGTTTATTGTTACTTGAACTATGGCGTTGCGGTTCCAAAAGTAGCGTTAGAAATGCAAGAAAAAATTCGTCAACAATTATTATTTATGACAGATATTGAACTAACTGAAGTCAATATCCATGTTGTAGCAATTGTCCCAGAAAAAGCTGAGATTCAAAAATTAATCGATTTAGAAGATGAAGATGGTGAAGATGCGTGA
- the xseA gene encoding exodeoxyribonuclease VII large subunit, translating into MTTEYLTVTALTKYIKRKFDQDPYLERIYLTGEISNFRMRPNAHQYFSLKDNQAKISAIMFKPAFQKLKFTPEEGMKVLIVGRISLYEASGNYQIYVEHMEPDGVGALYQALEETKKKLRLEGLFDAPKQLISTFPKKIAVITSPTGAVVRDIMTTVKRRYPIVQLVIFPTLVQGNQAAKDIVKNIKLVEEIGDFDTMIIARGGGSIEDLWPFNEEMVARAIFEATTPSISSVGHETDTTIADLVADVRAATPTAAAELSVPLLADELMKIEQLKLRLMQAFKGKIDVLDHRLNRSLSSYIFKQPERLYEGYAQNLDLATEGLFRNIEEKINQNNHRLSLLDLRLKAHNPTQLVEQKQQEITVLTQQLSLQMRRYMDEKTQTIHVLMQSLDYLSPLKIMDRGYSYVTKNGEVIKESEQVEKDEVIEIHLHKGKIEAKVTKKVEEI; encoded by the coding sequence TTGACGACAGAATATTTAACTGTTACAGCACTAACGAAATACATTAAACGTAAATTTGATCAAGATCCTTATTTAGAGCGAATCTATTTAACAGGAGAAATTTCAAATTTCAGAATGCGTCCAAATGCACATCAATATTTTAGCTTAAAAGACAATCAGGCTAAGATTTCCGCAATTATGTTTAAGCCTGCTTTTCAAAAATTGAAGTTTACACCTGAAGAGGGAATGAAAGTCCTAATTGTTGGTCGCATCTCTTTATATGAAGCCAGTGGCAATTATCAAATCTACGTAGAACATATGGAACCTGATGGCGTAGGTGCGTTGTATCAAGCTTTAGAAGAAACTAAAAAAAAATTACGACTAGAAGGATTATTTGATGCACCAAAGCAATTAATCTCAACTTTTCCTAAAAAAATAGCTGTCATAACGAGTCCAACTGGAGCTGTTGTAAGAGATATTATGACGACAGTTAAAAGACGTTATCCAATTGTACAGTTAGTCATTTTTCCCACACTAGTTCAAGGGAATCAAGCCGCAAAAGATATTGTTAAAAATATTAAACTAGTAGAAGAAATCGGCGATTTTGATACGATGATTATCGCCCGTGGTGGCGGCTCGATTGAAGATTTGTGGCCATTTAATGAAGAAATGGTTGCAAGAGCTATTTTTGAAGCCACGACTCCAAGTATCTCCTCAGTAGGACATGAAACAGATACAACAATTGCTGATTTAGTAGCAGATGTGAGAGCTGCTACACCAACTGCAGCAGCAGAGTTGTCCGTACCCTTATTAGCAGATGAACTTATGAAGATAGAACAATTAAAACTTCGCTTAATGCAAGCCTTTAAAGGGAAAATTGACGTATTAGATCATCGTCTAAATCGCAGTTTAAGTTCGTACATTTTTAAACAACCTGAGCGTCTATACGAAGGATACGCACAAAATTTAGATTTAGCCACGGAGGGTTTGTTTCGCAATATAGAAGAGAAAATTAATCAAAATAATCATCGTTTGAGTTTATTGGATTTGAGGTTAAAAGCCCATAATCCAACACAATTAGTCGAGCAAAAACAACAAGAAATAACAGTTTTAACCCAGCAATTGTCTCTTCAAATGAGACGCTATATGGATGAAAAAACACAAACGATTCATGTTTTAATGCAGTCTCTTGATTATTTAAGCCCTTTAAAAATCATGGATCGCGGGTATAGTTATGTCACTAAAAATGGCGAAGTGATTAAAGAGTCCGAACAAGTTGAAAAAGATGAAGTGATTGAAATTCATTTGCATAAAGGAAAAATTGAAGCAAAAGTGACTAAGAAAGTTGAGGAAATCTAA
- the comGG gene encoding competence type IV pilus minor pilin ComGG: MNQKGALLPTALVFLILLTLLLLGTLKIYQNQYEQLQVMKDHYQARTMMSLTKKKLKEGSNENWTKGKFEFQSGKVEIVKQDAYQFAVQITLKNSYQEKENIQFSEKE; encoded by the coding sequence ATGAATCAAAAAGGTGCCTTACTCCCAACTGCATTGGTTTTTCTAATCCTTCTTACTTTATTATTACTAGGAACTTTGAAAATCTATCAAAATCAATACGAACAATTGCAGGTGATGAAAGATCACTATCAAGCTAGAACGATGATGTCTTTAACTAAAAAAAAATTAAAAGAAGGAAGTAATGAAAATTGGACAAAGGGAAAATTTGAATTTCAGTCTGGAAAAGTAGAAATCGTAAAACAAGATGCCTATCAATTTGCTGTACAAATTACATTGAAAAATAGCTATCAAGAAAAAGAAAATATTCAATTTTCAGAAAAAGAGTAA
- a CDS encoding polyprenyl synthetase family protein, which produces MNLIDFQTQQMPLFEDFLINTLKKELSPNSTLYHAMDYSVSAGGKRIRPLLVLAVLKSFGKDPRTGFEVATGLEYIHTYSLIHDDLPAMDNDALRRGKPTNHIVYGEDMAILAGDGLLTYAFEVIATSSLSNDKKVKLIAALAKSAGPTGMVAGQVADMEAEKKQVPLKELKAIHARKTGELLRFAAIAGGIVGEVSPSALNALEQYALHLGLAFQIRDDVMDIIGDVTELGKETGMDAIHEKSTYPNLLTLDGAIEALNEELRQAKKALNYEKNNEVFDASLLNEIADMLLIEER; this is translated from the coding sequence ATGAACTTAATTGATTTTCAAACGCAACAAATGCCCTTGTTTGAAGACTTTTTAATCAATACATTGAAAAAAGAGCTTTCACCCAATTCAACGTTGTATCATGCGATGGACTATTCTGTTTCAGCAGGCGGCAAACGAATTCGACCGTTGCTTGTATTGGCAGTACTAAAGTCATTTGGCAAAGATCCAAGAACAGGGTTTGAAGTTGCGACAGGGCTAGAATACATTCATACCTATTCCTTGATTCACGATGATTTACCAGCAATGGATAACGACGCACTAAGACGAGGAAAGCCAACCAATCATATTGTCTATGGTGAAGATATGGCAATTTTAGCAGGTGACGGTTTATTGACCTATGCTTTTGAAGTGATTGCAACAAGTTCTTTATCAAATGATAAAAAAGTGAAGCTGATTGCAGCATTAGCTAAGTCGGCAGGACCAACTGGGATGGTAGCAGGGCAAGTAGCAGATATGGAAGCTGAAAAAAAACAAGTTCCTTTAAAGGAACTAAAAGCAATTCATGCTAGAAAAACGGGGGAATTATTACGTTTTGCAGCTATAGCTGGCGGGATTGTAGGAGAAGTTTCGCCATCAGCTTTAAATGCACTTGAACAATACGCGCTTCATTTGGGACTGGCTTTTCAAATTCGAGATGATGTGATGGACATTATTGGAGATGTGACGGAGTTAGGGAAAGAAACGGGCATGGACGCGATTCATGAAAAAAGTACTTATCCTAATTTATTGACATTAGATGGAGCCATTGAGGCATTAAATGAAGAATTAAGACAGGCGAAAAAAGCTCTTAATTACGAAAAAAATAATGAAGTATTTGACGCAAGTCTTTTAAATGAGATTGCCGATATGCTTTTGATAGAAGAAAGATAG
- the comGF gene encoding competence type IV pilus minor pilin ComGF: protein MLIKQLTFLKKKCYFTQTLTNQKGFTLIETLCALFILVLSISLLSISVSQFQLIRRQTFQDRQLEWHLFLNQLEKEWQNQIVIKVTPENIQTENAKGRISYYENYQKMVRKRTSKGGHQPLLVKVERLTFQKKAHSIVLDVQFENQERYRNQLSACFKEELKQ from the coding sequence TTGTTGATCAAGCAACTCACTTTTCTAAAGAAGAAGTGCTACTTCACACAAACTTTGACTAATCAAAAGGGCTTTACGTTAATTGAAACGCTTTGCGCCCTTTTTATCTTAGTTTTAAGTATCTCTCTTCTTTCAATCAGTGTGAGCCAATTTCAATTGATTCGAAGGCAAACTTTTCAAGATCGCCAATTGGAGTGGCATTTGTTTTTAAATCAATTAGAAAAAGAGTGGCAAAATCAAATCGTAATTAAAGTAACGCCAGAGAACATTCAAACTGAAAATGCCAAAGGGAGGATTAGCTACTATGAAAATTATCAGAAGATGGTGCGCAAAAGAACAAGTAAAGGCGGGCATCAACCACTTTTAGTAAAAGTTGAAAGGCTGACATTTCAAAAAAAAGCCCATTCAATTGTTCTTGATGTTCAATTTGAAAATCAAGAAAGGTATCGAAATCAACTTTCAGCTTGTTTTAAAGAGGAGCTGAAACAATGA
- the nusB gene encoding transcription antitermination factor NusB, which yields MSLTRREIREKALQTLFQLAANEDLSADQAMQQALTSHEELADEVDRVAVPKYLELLTSGVTEHQAVIDAKIEENLANWSMKRLAKTDLMILRIAIFEMLYVTDVPAKVALNEALEITKLYSDEKSRKFVNGVLAKVADELAE from the coding sequence GTGAGTTTAACAAGACGCGAGATTAGAGAAAAAGCTTTACAAACATTATTCCAACTTGCTGCTAACGAAGATCTTTCTGCGGATCAAGCGATGCAACAGGCTTTAACAAGTCACGAAGAGCTTGCTGACGAAGTAGACAGAGTTGCAGTACCTAAATATTTGGAATTATTAACTTCAGGAGTAACAGAACATCAAGCCGTCATTGACGCAAAAATTGAAGAAAATTTAGCCAATTGGTCAATGAAACGCCTAGCAAAAACCGATTTAATGATTTTACGTATTGCCATTTTTGAAATGCTTTATGTGACGGACGTTCCTGCTAAAGTGGCATTGAATGAAGCTCTTGAAATTACAAAACTTTACAGTGATGAAAAATCTCGTAAATTTGTTAACGGAGTTCTAGCAAAAGTAGCCGATGAATTAGCTGAATAA
- the efp gene encoding elongation factor P, producing the protein MISVNDFKTGLTIEFDGGIWRVVEFQHVKPGKGAAFVRSKLKNLRTGAAQEKTFRAGEKVAKAQIDNRKMQYLYESGGAHVFMDSETYDQLELQEAQIEEELKYLKENMEVQIIMYGAETLGVELPNTVELRVAETDPGIRGDTSSGGTKPAKMETGVMINVPFFVNVDDVLIVNTQDNSYVSRA; encoded by the coding sequence ATGATTTCAGTAAATGATTTTAAAACAGGCTTGACAATTGAATTTGATGGTGGAATTTGGCGTGTTGTAGAATTCCAACATGTTAAACCAGGTAAAGGAGCGGCTTTTGTCCGTTCAAAACTTAAAAACCTTAGAACAGGTGCTGCTCAAGAAAAAACTTTCCGTGCAGGAGAAAAAGTAGCAAAAGCACAAATCGATAACCGTAAAATGCAATATTTATATGAAAGTGGTGGCGCTCATGTCTTTATGGACAGCGAAACTTACGATCAATTAGAATTACAAGAAGCGCAAATTGAAGAAGAATTGAAATATTTGAAAGAAAATATGGAGGTTCAAATCATCATGTATGGAGCTGAAACATTAGGAGTTGAGTTGCCAAATACTGTAGAGCTTCGTGTAGCAGAAACAGATCCTGGTATCCGCGGTGATACATCTTCAGGGGGAACAAAACCTGCTAAAATGGAAACAGGTGTCATGATCAACGTTCCGTTCTTTGTCAACGTAGACGATGTTTTAATCGTTAACACACAAGACAATTCATATGTATCAAGAGCTTAA
- a CDS encoding exodeoxyribonuclease VII small subunit, whose product MTVKKQIKFEEAMQQLEEIVTNLEQGDVPLEEALEQFQKGVGLSKICKETLQNAEKTLTKMVDENGEETLFETDSE is encoded by the coding sequence ATGACTGTAAAAAAACAAATTAAATTTGAAGAAGCAATGCAACAACTAGAAGAAATCGTAACCAACTTAGAGCAAGGCGACGTTCCTTTAGAAGAGGCTTTAGAGCAATTCCAAAAAGGGGTAGGTCTGAGCAAAATTTGTAAAGAAACGTTACAAAATGCTGAAAAAACATTAACAAAAATGGTAGATGAAAACGGCGAAGAAACCCTTTTTGAAACAGATTCAGAATAA
- the comGB gene encoding competence type IV pilus assembly protein ComGB: MDILQKKAISNFKLDKKFTEKRKAYFLIKTGLLVEEGFTLKEALVFLKMIMPKEKALIQSIITGLGEGHEFHQLLKEKKFNQQITTQLYLAQVHGAFGRTLLTTGKTIEEKITQQQKLKKILSYPLLLMGLMIGIVLAMRILLLPHFEQLFQQQNTQEVSFISRFSIGLILHFPSIFIYFVLGGSLILFVFNRRLAQLSAIKKTTFFTYVPFLRKLVKQYYTAYFSIEWSHLFKSGCSMQEIIQLMKQKETLPLMQELAMIMEEELSQGKKFNEIFNQFAFFNQEINFIVFHGETTSKLGAELAIYGQDCQKELLEKLEKGLNWIQPLIFMIVAFFILCVYLALLLPMFTMMEGIG, encoded by the coding sequence ATGGATATATTACAAAAGAAAGCTATCAGCAATTTCAAATTAGATAAAAAATTTACTGAAAAAAGAAAAGCCTATTTCTTAATAAAAACGGGATTATTGGTAGAAGAGGGATTTACTCTTAAAGAAGCTTTAGTATTTTTAAAAATGATTATGCCAAAAGAAAAAGCGTTGATTCAGAGTATCATAACAGGACTAGGAGAAGGACATGAATTTCATCAACTTTTAAAAGAAAAAAAATTTAATCAGCAAATTACAACTCAACTTTATTTAGCACAAGTTCATGGTGCGTTTGGTCGAACCTTATTGACAACAGGAAAGACTATCGAAGAAAAAATAACACAACAACAAAAATTAAAGAAAATTCTTAGTTACCCTTTGTTATTAATGGGGTTGATGATAGGAATTGTTTTAGCCATGAGAATTTTATTACTGCCCCATTTTGAACAATTATTTCAACAGCAAAATACGCAAGAAGTTTCTTTTATTAGTCGGTTTTCAATAGGTTTGATTCTGCATTTCCCTTCGATTTTTATTTATTTTGTTTTAGGAGGTAGCTTGATTTTGTTTGTATTCAATAGACGACTCGCTCAATTATCTGCAATAAAAAAAACGACCTTTTTCACTTATGTACCTTTTTTAAGGAAGCTGGTTAAACAGTACTATACTGCCTATTTTAGTATTGAATGGAGCCATTTATTTAAAAGTGGCTGTTCAATGCAAGAAATCATTCAGTTAATGAAGCAGAAAGAAACACTGCCTTTAATGCAAGAATTAGCGATGATAATGGAAGAGGAATTATCACAAGGGAAAAAATTTAATGAAATTTTCAACCAGTTTGCTTTTTTTAACCAAGAAATAAACTTTATCGTCTTTCATGGCGAAACAACGAGTAAATTGGGAGCGGAACTGGCTATTTATGGACAAGATTGTCAAAAAGAACTTCTTGAAAAATTAGAAAAAGGCTTAAATTGGATTCAACCACTGATTTTTATGATTGTCGCTTTTTTCATTTTATGTGTTTACCTCGCACTACTTTTACCAATGTTTACAATGATGGAGGGAATTGGATGA
- a CDS encoding bifunctional methylenetetrahydrofolate dehydrogenase/methenyltetrahydrofolate cyclohydrolase, whose translation MDGKGLADEMQVEMQEMVTELKNKGITPGLVVLLVGENPASQTYVKNKEKRAIALGFHSVVERYPATISEAELLEEIEKFNQDDDFHGILVQLPLPEHIDADKVLNAIDSTKDVDGFHPVNMGKLLIGKPDMIPCTPYGIMKLLARYNIDIAGKNAVIIGRSNIVGKPMAQLLLMEDATVTIAHSKTKNLAEVAKQADILVVAIGRGHFVTKEFIKPGAVVIDVGMNRDENGKLIGDVATSEVSEVAGFLTPVPKGVGPMTITMLLYQTIKNARKKGNQ comes from the coding sequence ATGGATGGTAAAGGCTTGGCAGATGAAATGCAAGTTGAAATGCAAGAAATGGTTACAGAATTAAAAAATAAGGGAATTACACCTGGTTTAGTTGTGCTGCTAGTAGGCGAAAATCCGGCCAGTCAAACCTACGTTAAAAATAAGGAAAAAAGAGCGATTGCACTAGGTTTTCATTCTGTTGTAGAACGTTATCCAGCGACGATTTCAGAAGCTGAATTATTAGAAGAAATTGAAAAATTCAATCAAGATGATGACTTTCATGGTATACTAGTGCAGTTGCCTTTACCTGAGCATATTGATGCAGATAAAGTACTAAATGCAATTGATTCAACAAAAGACGTGGATGGCTTTCATCCTGTAAATATGGGGAAATTATTAATTGGAAAGCCAGATATGATTCCATGTACTCCTTATGGTATTATGAAACTATTAGCTCGGTATAATATTGACATTGCCGGAAAAAATGCCGTGATTATTGGTCGTAGCAATATTGTTGGCAAACCAATGGCTCAGCTTTTATTAATGGAGGATGCCACTGTTACCATCGCTCACTCTAAAACAAAAAATTTAGCAGAGGTTGCAAAACAGGCAGATATTTTAGTTGTTGCAATAGGGCGAGGTCATTTTGTAACAAAAGAATTTATCAAACCTGGTGCAGTTGTGATCGATGTCGGAATGAATCGTGACGAAAACGGCAAATTGATTGGAGACGTGGCAACGAGTGAAGTTAGCGAAGTAGCTGGATTTTTAACACCAGTTCCAAAAGGCGTAGGCCCGATGACGATTACAATGTTGCTTTATCAAACAATCAAAAATGCACGTAAAAAAGGAAATCAATAG
- the comGD gene encoding competence type IV pilus minor pilin ComGD, whose product MPKIKGLKLMGQLLVDHLKKSNQGFTLLETVLVLIVSSIVLGMPTLIAKSVVEEVKRNLFFEEFQSKLTSMQTVALLSNERAKITVLKAGEIKYEIEGQPAHRFNKARFLPEKLTTPTDKVFYFNSGTGNVSSFSTIYFNSSKKQYQFKFQIGSGRYFFEVLENE is encoded by the coding sequence ATGCCAAAGATAAAGGGATTAAAATTAATGGGACAGCTGTTAGTGGACCATCTTAAAAAAAGCAATCAGGGGTTCACTTTATTAGAAACCGTACTTGTTTTAATTGTCTCAAGTATAGTGTTAGGGATGCCGACACTTATCGCTAAGTCAGTTGTAGAAGAAGTAAAACGCAATCTATTTTTTGAAGAATTTCAAAGTAAATTGACAAGTATGCAAACCGTAGCGTTACTTTCTAATGAGCGAGCGAAAATTACTGTTTTAAAAGCTGGGGAGATTAAGTATGAAATAGAGGGGCAACCAGCACATCGTTTCAATAAAGCACGTTTTTTACCTGAAAAGCTGACGACACCAACAGATAAGGTTTTTTACTTTAATTCAGGAACTGGGAATGTGTCTAGTTTTAGTACAATTTATTTTAATAGTAGCAAAAAGCAATATCAATTTAAATTTCAAATTGGAAGTGGGCGTTATTTTTTTGAAGTATTGGAGAATGAATGA
- a CDS encoding M24 family metallopeptidase has translation MNRIEKLRKGMKQRGLDALLVTSPYNLRYVSNFTGTTGLSVITLDEAYFVTDFRYTEQVAKQAIGFKIIQNQGPIFDEVVKLVEENKIEALGFEQDFITFTTFELFEEIIPVETDLVPVSGLIESLREVKETVEIETIKKACSISDAAFNYILGVIKPGMSEIEVANSLDFHMRSLGASGVSFETIVASGLRSAMPHGVASSKLIEKGDFVTLDFGCYYEGYVSDMTRTIAVGEPTEKLKEIYQITLEAQLKVLEVAKPGMTGKELDAVARDHIKSFGYGEAFGHSTGHGIGLEIHEGPNVSKLAEKAFVPGNVITNEPGIYLPGIGGVRIEDDLVITSTGNEVIVHSPKELIIL, from the coding sequence ATGAATCGAATTGAAAAATTACGTAAGGGTATGAAACAAAGAGGCTTAGATGCGCTATTAGTAACAAGTCCTTATAATTTACGTTATGTCTCTAATTTTACAGGAACAACTGGTTTAAGTGTGATTACATTAGATGAAGCCTACTTTGTAACGGATTTTCGTTATACAGAGCAAGTTGCCAAACAAGCAATAGGATTTAAAATAATTCAAAATCAAGGTCCAATTTTTGATGAAGTTGTTAAATTAGTTGAAGAAAATAAAATTGAAGCACTGGGATTTGAGCAAGATTTTATTACGTTTACAACTTTCGAATTATTCGAAGAAATCATTCCAGTTGAAACAGACTTAGTACCCGTTTCAGGATTGATTGAAAGTCTTAGAGAAGTAAAAGAAACCGTTGAGATTGAAACCATAAAAAAAGCATGTTCCATTTCAGATGCGGCTTTTAATTATATCTTAGGCGTTATCAAGCCAGGAATGAGTGAAATCGAAGTTGCCAACTCACTTGATTTTCACATGCGCAGTTTAGGCGCCAGTGGCGTTTCTTTTGAAACGATTGTTGCCAGTGGCCTACGTTCAGCAATGCCTCACGGGGTTGCGAGTTCAAAACTGATTGAAAAAGGGGATTTTGTAACCTTAGATTTTGGTTGTTATTATGAAGGTTATGTTTCTGACATGACAAGAACGATTGCTGTTGGTGAACCAACTGAAAAATTAAAAGAAATCTATCAAATTACACTTGAAGCTCAGTTAAAAGTGCTTGAAGTAGCAAAACCAGGTATGACAGGCAAAGAACTAGATGCTGTAGCAAGAGATCATATTAAGAGCTTTGGATATGGTGAAGCTTTCGGTCATTCAACAGGGCATGGTATTGGATTAGAGATTCACGAAGGGCCGAATGTTTCGAAACTAGCAGAAAAAGCATTTGTACCAGGTAATGTGATTACGAATGAACCCGGTATTTATTTACCAGGAATCGGTGGCGTTCGAATTGAAGATGATTTAGTGATTACGTCAACAGGAAACGAAGTAATTGTTCATTCACCAAAAGAACTAATCATTTTATAA